In Aegilops tauschii subsp. strangulata cultivar AL8/78 chromosome 3, Aet v6.0, whole genome shotgun sequence, one genomic interval encodes:
- the LOC109752938 gene encoding GDSL esterase/lipase At4g10955, which yields MAMDLVSPGPAAAAAGEANPEAVKGEEEEDVVMVVGEVGGRCGGDAVVVAPADAEVEGHPYAFHVSGPRNLPPPNWREIIRSSWKDPNYKRMVMACFIQAVYLLEIDRQDQKGEEDGLAPKWWKPFKYKVTQTLVDERDGSIYGAVLEWDRSSALSDLILLRPSGAPRAVLALRGTLLQKPTIKRDLQDDLRFLVWESLKGSVRYVGALEALKAAVERFGSANVCVAGHSLGAGFALQVCKDLAKQGIFVDCHLFNPPSVSLAMSLRSMSEKASHLWQKVKASLPLKEEAALDCAKDEGSIKKRLRAEKKWVPHLYVNNSDYICCHYNAPSSSGPDGGPDEQQQQRKASEIAGDVVAKLFVTSSKGPQKFMEAHGLEQWWSDGMELLAVSDSKLIHRQLKSLYSSTAVPPTKS from the exons ATGGCGATGGACTTGGTGTCGCCCGGgccggccgcggcggcggcaggggaggcgaATCCGGAGGCGGttaagggggaggaggaggaggatgtggtgATGGTGGTGGGGGAGGTCGGGGGACGGTGCGGCGGCGACGCCGTGGTGGTGGCCCCGGCCGACGCGGAGGTCGAGGGGCACCCCTACGCCTTCCACGTCTCCGGCCCGCGCAACCTGCCGCCGCCCAACTGGAGGGAGATCATCAGATCGAGTTG GAAGGATCCAAATTACAAAAGGATGGTAATGGCATGCTTCATTCAGGCAGTGTACCTTCTTGAAATAGACAGGCAAGATCAGAAAGGAGAGGAGGATGGCCTTGCTCCAAAATGGTGGAAGCCCTTCAAGTACAAGGTCACACAGACACTAGTTGATGAGAGAGATGGCTCCATATACGGCGCCGTCCTTGAGTGGGACCGGTCTTCTGCATTGTCTGATCTTATCCTCCTAAGACCAAGTGGCGCACCAAGGGCCGTGCTAGCTCTCCGAGGAACATTGCTGCAGAAACCTACAATTAAAAGAGACCTACAGGACGATCTACGTTTCCTGGTTTGGGAGAGCTTAAAAGGATCAGTGAGATATGTTGGCGCTTTAGAAGCACTGAAGGCTGCAGTTGAGAGATTTGGGAGCGCAAATGTTTGCGTCGCAGGGCACTCGTTGGGAGCTGGCTTTGCCCTTCAGGTATGCAAAGATCTCGCCAAGCAAGGAATCTTCGTAGACTGCCATCTGTTCAATCCACCTTCTGTTTCACTTGCCATGAGCCTAAGAAGCATGAGCGAGAAGGCCAGTCACCTGTGGCAGAAAGTGAAGGCAAGCCTGCCATTGAAGGAAGAAGCAGCGCTTGACTGTGCAAAAGATGAGGGCAGCATCAAGAAGAGACTACGTGCAGAGAAGAAATGGGTGCCACACTTGTATGTGAACAACAGTGACTACATCTGCTGCCACTACAATGCTCCCTCTTCCTCCGGACCCGACGGTGGTCCGGatgagcagcagcagcagcgcaaggcGAGTGAGATTGCTGGCGATGTGGTCGCGAAGCTCTTCGTCACGTCGTCGAAAGGCCCACAGAAGTTCATGGAGGCGCACGGGCTGGAGCAATGGTGGTCGGATGGGATGGAGCTGCTGGCCGTGTCTGACAGCAAGCTTATACACAGGCAACTGAAGTCTCTATACTCGTCCACAGCAGTACCACCTACAAAGTCATAG